From Pantoea vagans:
GTATTCCGGGCGGGACCTTCCCGCCCTGTTAAACGTCAGGGCTGTAACGAACCGTAGTATGCCGCCAGATCCGCCATATCGTCGTCACTCAATCCCGCCACAAACGCCTTCATAACCTCAGCCTGACCGCCACTGCGTTCGCCCTTTTTGTACGCCTGCAGCGCATGCTCCAGATAAGGGGCGTGTTGTCCTGCCAGGTTTGGGTAGAGCGGCACCGCCGCTTTGCCCGCTGCGCCATGACACGCCATGCAACTGGCCGCTTTTTCTGCGCCGCGCTGCGTATCACCCGCCGCCCATGCCGGTAATACGGCGGCCACTAAACAGACGATAAGCCATTGCTTCATTGTTATTGCTCTCATGAGCGGGATGCCCTGTCCCAGACTATCTGCCAGCCCTGCTGATCACTGGTCGCGCCCGCGTGTGTGACAAAGAGATTCGGCACACAGACCAGCGTCTGGTTATAAAAAATTAACGGCAGCCGTTCTCGCTGCCACGGCGGTATCTGTAACTCCTGCCACAGCTTTTTCATTTCTCTTCCGCCATTGCGGCCCACCAGATGGACGTGACCCTGCGCATGGAACCGCACGCTGATCTGCTCATCCGGCAGAGGATAGCGCAACAGGCTCTGCGACATGCTGGCATGCAGCGTGCCGAGGTTCTGCGGTAACGACAGCGGCTGGCGGATATCGGGCCATGCCAGCTCGGTGTCGCGCAGTGATGTGAATAACGGCAGCCAGAAGAGTTGCTGACGGAAACGACGCAATTCAGCCTGGCCGAAGCGTAGCCGGGGCTGTGCATCTTCCCGGCTCGCCATCACTTCATCGCGAATACGCTTCAGCGCATCCCGCGATGGCATCGCGCCACCCTGTCCGGCGATCCAGCGGCGCAATAACGCGTTAGCGCGCAGCGTGCTCATGTTCATTAAAGGTGGAAAATAGAGGCTGCCGTCAGGCTGGATCAGCTCGGCCAGTTGCCCGGCGAGCAGCTCATCCAGTAACTGCTCCTGCTCACTGCACAATGCCGCACTTCGGGCCGTTGCCTCAGCAAAATGGGGCCAGCGCTGATTAAGCTCAGGCAGCAGCCGCTGGCGGAGGAAGTTACGATCGTAGCGAAGATCCTGATTACTTTCGTCGTCTATCCACACCAGCTGATGGACGTCGGCATAAGCTTCCAGCGACTGTCGCGACTGATTCAGCAGCGGCCGCACCAGCTGATGCGTACCCAGCATGCGCGATGAAGGCATCGCAGCCAGCCCGGCCGGCCCACTGCCACGCTTCAGCGCCAGCAGAAAAGTTTCACACTGATCGTCGAGGTGCTGCGCGGTAAGCAATATCTCGCCCGGCTTGAGCGCGGCGCTCAGCGTCTGATAACGGGCGGTGCGGGCGGCTGCTTCAATCCCGTTTTCCCTGCCATCCACCGTCACGCGTAGCACGTCACATCTCAGCTGCCACTGTTCGCATATCGTCTGGCAATGGGCGGCCCATGCATCGGCATTCGGGCTGAGACCATGATGCACATGCAACGCCCGCAGGCGAGATTCGGGATGCTGCAGATGCCAGTCACGAAGCTGATGCAACAACACGGTTGAATCAAGTCCGCCGCTGAACGCAACCACCAGCGCGGCATCGGGTTGCAACAGGGCGTCAAAAGCGGGCAAAGACATGGCAGAATCCGGATAATCGGGCCACCGAATGTCGCCCGCTGAGCGCGCTATTTTACGCCTGATAAAGCTCCAGCGGCAAACCATCCGGATCGGCAAAGAACGTACACTGTTTCCCGGTCAGTTCATCGATGCGAATCGGCTCGCAGACCACGCCTTTATCAGCCAGCGTCGCAACGGCAGCGGCCACATCCGGCACGGTAAAGGCCAGATGGCGCAGGCCACACGCTTCGGGATGACTGACGCGTGCTGGCGGCTCGGGAAAAGAGAACAGCTCAATGGTATAGCGATTCTGTAAGGCCAGATCCCCTTTCCAGGAGTCGCGCGCCTCGCGGTAAACTTCGCCCATCAGTCGAAAGCCCAGTACGTCGCAATAGAACGCTTTGCTGCGCTGATAGTCGGAGGCGATGATGGCGATGTGGTGAATAGCGGTTAACTGCAACATAGTGAATGTCCTGATTGGGGCAGGCTGTCCGCAGACCGCCTGCCGCTGATAGTGATTTAAAGGGTTACGCGAGGTCGTTTTTCAGTACGCGGACGCGATACTCGCCCTCTTCCGTCAGGCTGGCACCGTGAATATCGGTTTCGAAGCCCGGGTAGTGCCGGCCAATGCTGCACAGCATCAGCAGGAAATCGAGCACGGCACGGCTTTTTTCGGTAATCATCTCGCCCGGCATCACCAGCGGAACGCCTGGCGGATAAGGCAGGATCATGTTGGCCGACACCCGCCCGACCAGTTCGCTGAGGTCCACCGTTTCGATGTTGCCCTTCACCTGCTGCTGAAACGCCTGATGCGGCGTCATCTTCATTTCGGGCAGGACATCAAACGCCTGCAGCATCAGACGCGGCAGATCGTGATGGCGGATCAGCTGATGGATCCCCTGCGCCAGCGTCTGAATGCGCATATTGCGATAGAAGTCAGGATCTTCAGCGTAGAGATCCGGCAGCATGTTTTTCACCCGCAGGTTGAGATCGTAGGCGCGTTTGAACTCGGTCAGACCGCGCAGCACGCTCATCGCTTTGGTTTTGTCGATGCCGATACTGAACAGGAACAGCAGGTTATAGGGGCCGGTTTTCTCCACTACAATGCCGCGCTCATCGAGAAACTTCGCCACCAGCGCGGCCGGGATCCCCTCTTCCGCCATTTCACCTAGCTCACTCATGCCTGGCGTCAGGATGGTGACTTTGATCGGATCGAGGTACATGTGATCGCGATCGGCCTGCGTAAATCCATGCCACTCTTCTTCGCCGGGCTGGATCGCCCAGCATTGCGCTTCATCGATCTGTTCCGGCTGCCAGATATCGAAGAACCAGCTGTCAGACTCTTCGCGCAGGCGCTGGATTTCCCGACGGAAGTGCAAGGCGCGTTCCACCGAACGATTGATTAACCGCTTACCGGGGTTACCGCGCAGCATCGCCGCAGCGGTTTCTATTGAGGAGACGATGGCGTAATTGGGCGAGGTAGTGGTGTGCATCATGTAGGCTTCGTTAAACGTCTGTTCGTCGTAGTCGCCTTTAATGTGAATCATGGAGGCCTGCGAGAACGCTGCCAGCAGTTTGTGGGTCGACTGCGTCTCGTATACCACCTTGCCCGGAATACGATCGCCACTCATGCCGCTTTTACCGGCATAAATCGGATGGAAATTGGTATATGGCACCCAGGCCGAATCGAAATGAATCGACGGCACATCCAGCGTCTCTTTGATGTACTGGGTGTTGTAGAGCAGCCCATCGTAGGTGGAGTTGGTGATCACCGCATGCACCGGCCAGGTCGCGCGATCGGTGGTCGCGACCTTCTGCGTAATGCTCTCGCGGGTGAACTCGTGCTTCGGGATACCGCCGAGAATCCCCAGCGCATTGCGGGTCGGCTTCAGCCAGATCGGGATCAGATCGCTCATCATCAGCAGATGAGTCAGAGACTTGTGGCAGTTGCGATCGATCAATACGGTGCTGCCCGCCGGTGCCGCATACATGCCGACAATTTTATTCGAGGTCGAGGTGCCATTGGTCACCATGTAACTCTGCTCGGCGCCAAACGTGCGAGCGATGTACTCTTCCGCTTCAAGGTGCGGGCCGGTGTGATCCAGCAGCGAACCCAGCTCGGTCACTGAAATAGAGATGTCCGATTTCAGTGTATTGGCTCCGAAGAAGTCGTAGAACAAACAGCCTACCGGGCTCTTCTGAAATGCGGTGCCCGCCATATGGCCTGGCGTGCAGAAGGTGTACTTGCCCTCTTTCACATAGGTGAAAAGTGCTTTGGTCAGCGGTGGGGTAATGTGGTCGAGATAGTCATCGGTATACTGCCGGATATGCAGCGCGATATCGTCGGCGGCATTCAGCGCATACTCAAAAAAGTGCAGTGGCATGCGCATCTCATTGATGCTGATGTCCATCTGCGAGTGGGTATTGATAAAGGCATACAGCGGCAGGTATTCATTGAGCTGATTAATCTCGCCGCACAGTTCCGGACTGTTGTGCGCGTCCCAGTCGAAGATCACGCCACTGATACGCGGATTGTGTTCGATCAGCTTCAGCAGATCGTCACTGTTTTTCGGGTAAAGCAGCTGGAAGCCTTGCAGATTTAACGCCGCGTCGAGTTCGCGTAACGGTTCATCTTTATAAAACACGCCGTGCGCGCCCATGATCGCCAGAATATTCAATGCCCCTCTCCCTGATTGTTGTGGAACCGGACAAGCATAACCGCTAACTCCGGGAAGGTGTAGCAAGGGGACGATCAGATGAAGCTGAAAGACGTCAGACCGCGTGCGGGGGGTGATCTGGCGGCATAAAAAAAGCGGACCGGAGTCCGCTTTTGTGGATGAGCTAAAATCAGGCGTAGCCGTAGCTCATCAGACGCTGATAACGACGATCCAGCAGCTCTTCGGTGGTTAATCCATCGAGGTCGGCCAGGTCAGCCAGCAGCTGCTGCTTGAGTGACTGCGCCATATCCACCGGACGGCGATGTGCGCCACCCAGCGGCTCAGGGATCACGGAGTCAATCAGCTTCAGCTCTTTCAGACGATGTGCGGTAATGCCCATCGCTTCGGCGGCCAGCGGCGCTTTGTCAGCACTTTTCCACAGAATGGAGGCACAGCCTTCCGGCGAGATGACTGAATAGGTGCTGTACTGCAGCATATTCACTTTATCACCCACGCCAATCGCCAGCGCGCCACCTGAACCGCCTTCACCGATGACCGTACAGATTACCGGTACTTTCAGGCCAGACATTTCACGCAGGTTGCGGGCAATCGCTTCAGACTGCCCACGCTCTTCCGCGCCCACGCCCGGATAAGCACCCGGTGTGTCGATGAAGGTAATGATTGGCATTTTGAAACGTTCAGCCATCTCCATCAGGCGCAGCGCTTTGCGATAGCCTTCCGGTGCAGGCATGCCGAAGTTACGGCGAATCTTCTCTTTGGTTTCACGGCCTTTCTGGTGCCCGATGATCATCACCGGACGTCCATCAAGACGCGCAATCCCGCCGACAATCGCTTTGTCATCCGCATAAGCACGGTCGCCCGCCAGCTCATCGAAATCGTCGAAAGCGTTGCGAACGTAGTCAAAGGTGTAAGGACGTAAAGGATGGCGTGCCAGTTGGGCAATCTGCCATGCGCCCAGATCGGCGAAGATTTTACGGGTCAGCTCAACGCTTTTTTCACGCAGACGCTGAACTTCTTCATCCAGATTAACGTGTTTATCATCCTGACGACCAATTGAGGTCAGCGAATCAATCTTCGCTTCAAGTTCTGCAATTGGCTGTTCAAAATCCAGGTAATTAAGACTCATAATGTTCCTGTTCTAGTCAAACTCCAGTTCCACCTGCTCCGATCCAATCAACGAGCGCAGATCGTTAAGTAAACGATCGCTGGGCGAAATACGCCACGCTGCACCAAAGCGCAGCTTCGCTCGCGCGTCGGCTCTCTGATAGTAGAGATGCACCGGAATAGTCCCTGATCGATGGGGTTCCAGGGACTGACGGAGTCGGTTTAATAGCTGGTCATCAATTTGCCTGTCCGTCAGCGAGATAGCAAGTCCGCGCGCGTATTTTTCGCGAGCTTCGTCGATGTCCATGACTTCACGCGCGGTCATTTTAAGCCCACCACTGAAGTCATCAAAGCTGACCTGTCCGCTGACGATCAGGATTCGGTCTTTCTCCAGCAACTGCTGGTATTTATCTAACGCATCGGTAAATAACATCACCTCAAGACGACCGGAGCGATCGTCCAGAGTACAGATACCAATTCGGTTGCCGCGTTTGGTCACCATTACCCGCGCGGCCATCACCAGACCGGCCGCCACGGTAATTTTACCCCGATCGGTAGGATGCATATCTTTAAGCCGCACCCCGCCAACGTACCGCTCAATTTCTTTCAGATACTGATTAATCGGGTGGCCGGTCAGGTATAACCCCAGCGTTTCCCGTTCACCATCCAGCTGCACCTGCTCAGGCCACGGCGTGACGCTGGCGTATGATTTCTCCACCTGCTCTGGCTCTTCTGCCAGCACGCCAAACATATCCGCCTGACCAATCGCTTCCGCTTTCGCGTGCTGATCGGCCGCTTTCAGCGCGTCGCTGAGTGCACTCATCAACGCGGCGCGATGCGGTCCGAGGCGATCAAAGGCCCCGGACATGATCAGTTTCTCCATCACCCGACGGTTGATCTTTTTGGTATCGGTACGGGCGCAGAGATCAAACAGCTCGCGGAAATAGCCGCCTTCGTTACGGGCGTCGATGATCGCTTCGATCGGACCTTCGCCCACGCCTTTGATCGCGCCTATGCCGTACACGATCTCGCCCGCTTCGTTAACGTGGAACGGATAGAGACCGGAGTTAATATCGGGCGGCAGGACCTTCAGCCCCATTCGCCAGCACTCATCGACCAGGCCGACCACTTTCTCGGTGTTATCCATATCGGCGGTCATCACCGCCGCCATAAACTCAGCCGGATAGTGCGCTTTCAGCCACAGCGTCTGATAAGAGACCAGTGCGTAGGCCGCAGAGTGTGACTTGTTAAAGCCATAACCTGCAAATTTTTCCACCAGATCGAAGATCTTCATCGACAGTTCGCCGTCGATGCCCATACTTTCGGCACCGTCGCGGAAAACTGAACGCTGCTTAGCCATCTCCTCGGGTTTCTTTTTACCCATGGCGCGACGCAGCATATCTGCACCGCCCAGGGTGTAACCGGACAGGACCTGGGCGATCTGCATCACCTGTTCCTGATAGAGGATGATGCCGTACGTTGGCTCCAGCACTGGCTTCAGGCTTTCATGCTGCCACTGGATATCGGGATAGGAGATCGCTTCACGGCCATGCTTACGGTCGATGAAGTTATCTACCATGCCGGACTGCAGAGGGCCAGGACGGAACAGCGCCACCAGTGCGATCATATCTTCGAAGCAGTCGGGCTTAAGACGCTTAATCAGATCTTTCATGCCGCGCGATTCAAGCTGGAATACCGCGGTGGTTTCCGAGCGCTGCAGCATATCGAAGCTTTTCTTATCATCCAGCGGGATCGCGGCGATATCGATCGGCTCCAGTCCCTCTTTTTCCCGGCGCGGGTTGATCATCTTCAGTGCCCAGTCGATGATGGTCAGCGTTCGCAGCCCCAGGAAGTCGAACTTCACCAGGCCGGCATATTCCACATCATTTTTATCGAACTGGGTGACCGGGAACTGGCCGTGCTCATCGCAATAGAGCGGCGCAAAATCGGTGATCTTCGTTGGCGCAATGACCACGCCACCCGCATGCTTACCGGCGTTACGCGTAACCCCTTCCAGCTTGCGCGCCATGTCGATCAGCGCTTTAACCTCTTCATCTGCGTCATACATCGCAGGAAGTTGTGGTTCAGCAATAAACGCTTTTTCCAGCGTCATGCCGGGATCGGGCGGGATCAGTTTTGAAATGCGGTCAACGAAGCCGTAAGGATGACCCAGCACGCGGCCCACATCGCGG
This genomic window contains:
- the accA gene encoding acetyl-CoA carboxylase carboxyl transferase subunit alpha; translation: MSLNYLDFEQPIAELEAKIDSLTSIGRQDDKHVNLDEEVQRLREKSVELTRKIFADLGAWQIAQLARHPLRPYTFDYVRNAFDDFDELAGDRAYADDKAIVGGIARLDGRPVMIIGHQKGRETKEKIRRNFGMPAPEGYRKALRLMEMAERFKMPIITFIDTPGAYPGVGAEERGQSEAIARNLREMSGLKVPVICTVIGEGGSGGALAIGVGDKVNMLQYSTYSVISPEGCASILWKSADKAPLAAEAMGITAHRLKELKLIDSVIPEPLGGAHRRPVDMAQSLKQQLLADLADLDGLTTEELLDRRYQRLMSYGYA
- the tilS gene encoding tRNA lysidine(34) synthetase TilS, whose amino-acid sequence is MSLPAFDALLQPDAALVVAFSGGLDSTVLLHQLRDWHLQHPESRLRALHVHHGLSPNADAWAAHCQTICEQWQLRCDVLRVTVDGRENGIEAAARTARYQTLSAALKPGEILLTAQHLDDQCETFLLALKRGSGPAGLAAMPSSRMLGTHQLVRPLLNQSRQSLEAYADVHQLVWIDDESNQDLRYDRNFLRQRLLPELNQRWPHFAEATARSAALCSEQEQLLDELLAGQLAELIQPDGSLYFPPLMNMSTLRANALLRRWIAGQGGAMPSRDALKRIRDEVMASREDAQPRLRFGQAELRRFRQQLFWLPLFTSLRDTELAWPDIRQPLSLPQNLGTLHASMSQSLLRYPLPDEQISVRFHAQGHVHLVGRNGGREMKKLWQELQIPPWQRERLPLIFYNQTLVCVPNLFVTHAGATSDQQGWQIVWDRASRS
- a CDS encoding c-type cytochrome; this encodes MKQWLIVCLVAAVLPAWAAGDTQRGAEKAASCMACHGAAGKAAVPLYPNLAGQHAPYLEHALQAYKKGERSGGQAEVMKAFVAGLSDDDMADLAAYYGSLQP
- the dnaE gene encoding DNA polymerase III subunit alpha, which translates into the protein MAEPRFIHLRVHSDYSMVDGLAKTGPLIKKAAALGMPAIAITDFTNLCGLVKFYGGAHSAGIKPVIGADFNVASELMGDELTQLTVLASSDTGYQNLTLLISRAYQRGYGVDGPVIDRDWLIELQEGLILLSGGRRGDVGRSLLRGNNALVSQCLSFYQQHFPDRYYLELIRTGRQDEESYLHAAVELAIAEGIPVVATNEVCFINAEDFDAHEIRVAIHDGYTLDDPKRPRNYSPQQYMRSEEEMCELFSDIPEALENSVEIAKRCNVTVRLGEYFLPQFPTGDMTTEDYLVVKSREGLEERLEFLFPDEAERAEKRPEYDERLEIELNVINQMGFPGYFLIVMEFIQWSKDNGVPVGPGRGSGAGSLVAYALKITDIDPLEFDLLFERFLNPERVSMPDFDVDFCMEKRDQVIEHVADMYGREAVSQIITFGTMAAKAVIRDVGRVLGHPYGFVDRISKLIPPDPGMTLEKAFIAEPQLPAMYDADEEVKALIDMARKLEGVTRNAGKHAGGVVIAPTKITDFAPLYCDEHGQFPVTQFDKNDVEYAGLVKFDFLGLRTLTIIDWALKMINPRREKEGLEPIDIAAIPLDDKKSFDMLQRSETTAVFQLESRGMKDLIKRLKPDCFEDMIALVALFRPGPLQSGMVDNFIDRKHGREAISYPDIQWQHESLKPVLEPTYGIILYQEQVMQIAQVLSGYTLGGADMLRRAMGKKKPEEMAKQRSVFRDGAESMGIDGELSMKIFDLVEKFAGYGFNKSHSAAYALVSYQTLWLKAHYPAEFMAAVMTADMDNTEKVVGLVDECWRMGLKVLPPDINSGLYPFHVNEAGEIVYGIGAIKGVGEGPIEAIIDARNEGGYFRELFDLCARTDTKKINRRVMEKLIMSGAFDRLGPHRAALMSALSDALKAADQHAKAEAIGQADMFGVLAEEPEQVEKSYASVTPWPEQVQLDGERETLGLYLTGHPINQYLKEIERYVGGVRLKDMHPTDRGKITVAAGLVMAARVMVTKRGNRIGICTLDDRSGRLEVMLFTDALDKYQQLLEKDRILIVSGQVSFDDFSGGLKMTAREVMDIDEAREKYARGLAISLTDRQIDDQLLNRLRQSLEPHRSGTIPVHLYYQRADARAKLRFGAAWRISPSDRLLNDLRSLIGSEQVELEFD
- a CDS encoding VOC family protein, which produces MLQLTAIHHIAIIASDYQRSKAFYCDVLGFRLMGEVYREARDSWKGDLALQNRYTIELFSFPEPPARVSHPEACGLRHLAFTVPDVAAAVATLADKGVVCEPIRIDELTGKQCTFFADPDGLPLELYQA
- a CDS encoding lysine decarboxylase LdcC — its product is MNILAIMGAHGVFYKDEPLRELDAALNLQGFQLLYPKNSDDLLKLIEHNPRISGVIFDWDAHNSPELCGEINQLNEYLPLYAFINTHSQMDISINEMRMPLHFFEYALNAADDIALHIRQYTDDYLDHITPPLTKALFTYVKEGKYTFCTPGHMAGTAFQKSPVGCLFYDFFGANTLKSDISISVTELGSLLDHTGPHLEAEEYIARTFGAEQSYMVTNGTSTSNKIVGMYAAPAGSTVLIDRNCHKSLTHLLMMSDLIPIWLKPTRNALGILGGIPKHEFTRESITQKVATTDRATWPVHAVITNSTYDGLLYNTQYIKETLDVPSIHFDSAWVPYTNFHPIYAGKSGMSGDRIPGKVVYETQSTHKLLAAFSQASMIHIKGDYDEQTFNEAYMMHTTTSPNYAIVSSIETAAAMLRGNPGKRLINRSVERALHFRREIQRLREESDSWFFDIWQPEQIDEAQCWAIQPGEEEWHGFTQADRDHMYLDPIKVTILTPGMSELGEMAEEGIPAALVAKFLDERGIVVEKTGPYNLLFLFSIGIDKTKAMSVLRGLTEFKRAYDLNLRVKNMLPDLYAEDPDFYRNMRIQTLAQGIHQLIRHHDLPRLMLQAFDVLPEMKMTPHQAFQQQVKGNIETVDLSELVGRVSANMILPYPPGVPLVMPGEMITEKSRAVLDFLLMLCSIGRHYPGFETDIHGASLTEEGEYRVRVLKNDLA